The genome window GGAAGGCTTGGGGAAGTGCTCTAATCCCTGCACTCCCTGGGAATTTGGGCTGCATATAATTTACTGCAATCCACACAATCCACTCAGGGACTATCCCAGTGTTGGTTGGCTTCCAGCCCTTGCAGCGCCGAGTTCCCAACGCGGCTCCCTCTCCGCAAGACTGCGCTTCAGTGCTCTTCCAGGCTTCCTCTCTGCAGGTTCCTCCCAATTCTCTCTACCATTCTCTGGCCAGGGGGGCGGAGTCGTACCTCCTCTCCTGTTCCTTTAAGAGGCGTCGGCTCCTCCCCTTTTGGAGTCGCCGTCTGACGCGGGATGACAGCAGCGAGTTCGGTATGTCTATGCAAATAAGCGCCCCCTGTGGGCCAATGGGGAGCGGAGGTGCCGGAACCGCGGACCAATGGGGCGGGGGTGCAGGGGCTCACCATATAAGGAGCGGCCTCGCCATAAAAGGAAACATTGTATCTCTTTATATGGGGGGAAGGGTCGGGGGATCCCTCGCCGCCAGCGCGTGGTCCCGGCCCCCTCCACCCGCCGTCTCGGCCGCGGCCGGCAGCCCCTGCCCCCCGGGGGACGCTGACGGCCGCCGGGCGCGCCGCCCTAGCGTACGGACAGGGGGCGCTCCGCGCGGCCTGGGGCAACCCGGGCCACAGGGGCAGGAAAGTGAGGGCCCAGGTCGGCCCGGGCGTGCAGGGGCCCCGGGTTCGCAGCGGTAGCGGCGGCAGCGATAGCGGCATTAGCAGCAGCGGGAGCACCGGGTTGAGCCGGGAAGccgatggcggcggcggcggcggctccgaTTCCTCGCTGACTGCCCGTCCGCCCTCCTGTATTGAGCGCCATGTTACCGAGCCAAGCTGGGGCCGCGGCGGCGCTGGGCCGGGGCTCAGCCCTGGGGGGCAGCTTGAACCGGACGCCGACGGGGCGGCCGGGCGGTGGAGGCGGCGGGACTAGAGGGGCTAACGGGGGCCGGGTCCCCGGGAACGGCGCAGGGCTCGGGCCGGGCCGCCTTGAGCGGGAGGCTGCAGCAGCAGCGACAACCACCCCGGCGCCCACCGCGGGGGCCCTCTACAGCGGCAGCGAGGGTGACTCGGAGTCGGGCGAAGAGGAAGAGCTGGGCGCCGAGCGGCGCGGCCTGAAGCGGAGCCTGAGCGAGATGGAGCTCGGTGTGGTGGTCGGTGGGcctgaggcggcggcggcggccacgGGGGGCTACGGGCCAGTGAGCGGCGCGGTGAGCGGGGCCAAGCCGGGTAAGAAGACTCGGGGCCGCGTGAAGATCAAGATGGAGTTCATCGACAACAAGCTGCGGCGCTACACGACCTTCAGCAAGAGGAAGACGGGCATCATGAAGAAGGTACCGGGCTGGGAGGCTGGCCGGCCAACGGGAGCCCGGGAGGGTGGGGACGCGCAAGGGGAGCCCGGGAGGAAGGCAGAGCCGAGGCGGAGGTGAGAGGCGGCGAGTCCGCAGGAGGTGTGTGGGAGGGGTTGACTGTTGCCCCGGGAGGGTGAAAGGGGAGGGGCCGCCAGGGaaatgtggggagaggggagatgcCGCGAAGGTCCGGAAAAGCGAGGAAAGGCGCCGAGGTGGGAGTGACGGGCGCGAGAGAGGAACCGGGCCCTTGCAGAGCGGAGGAGTGAAGAGTGGTGATGGAAGGCTGCGGGGCTCCCGGGGAGGTGGTGAATGAGACCGAGGGGTCAGTAGGTCCAGTGCTCTCTGGTGTTCCGGGGAAGGCGCCGGAAGAGCGGGGAACAGATGAGAAGGTTTGGGGAAGAGGAGGCTGGATCTGTATAACAACAATGAGCGAACATGTGTGGGAGGAAGGTGGGCATCGCTAGAGTGGTGCTGGTTGGAAGGACGGGCAGGGCTGATGACCGAATGGGGCTCAAGAGCCCCAGTTAAGGGAGCAGGGCAGGAAAACGGATGCTACCCTGAGCATCAGAAACCAAGTCCTGCGATGACCATGGGTCTTCGTGCATCTACTGGAAGCCGGCACACTCCCTGCAGGACAGGCCTCAGAACCATTTGCCCTTGACATAAGTGGGATTTCCAGCCCTAGGGAAAAAATCGGTGCACGGAGTTTGGGGAGAAGGTTTGCAGAGGTACCTAGCAATGCCTCCTCTTCTAGCTGATTATCCAGTGAAAAGAATGAGGAAAGGAGTAGTCTTTGGGCTATAGAAGATAAGGGAAGGGATGCAAGCAGAGGAACTGGGAAACAAGAAGCTTGAACTCTGGAAACGTTGGCCGGTGTTTATATCCATCCCATATAGAGACCAAGGCTGCTTCCAGTGGGTTGTGGAACTTTATTGGGAGTGAGGATGCCACCTATGAGGCCAAGGGGCCTCCTTGAAGGCCCCTTCCTGGCTTTATGGCAgggtcaattcagtcgctcaatgtctgactctttgtgaccccatggactgcagcacaccaggcttccctgtccatcaccaactctcagagcttgctcaaactcgtgcccatcgagtcggtatTATGGCAGGGTAGTAGTTGCTAATCTAGCTGCTATCTCCCATCACTCCAGACACTGttgcctcaagacaaagaaagtgaaaagggggAGCAGAGTCTTATAGAGCAGGACAAAATGGCAACAGGTTAGTGCCTGTGCAGTTTCTGGAAAGAAATATGGGACATTTCGAGTTTAGGTGGCTCCTTATCCCTGACATCTATGTGATACTCAGTGTAGTAGCGACTTCATCCTGGTCCCTGTGACGGTGAGGAGGTGGTGGGAGCCATCTCTTCGTGAGGCTCTGGCACCAAGCTGTAGTGAGGAGCAGCTCCCTGGGCCACTCTGTGTCTGCTGAGGTTATATGCTTTGTCACCAGGAGCTGTGACTATTTGCTTGGGGTCTCTGCTGGTCAGTGGGGCTGTTCCTCAAAGGAGGGGCATGGGGTTTTTCTACTCTTCAGCTAACCTTCAGATATCCTTCAGACAGGACCCCCTTAGAGTCACTGGAGAGGAAGGTCATTATGGGAGTGGGAACTTGAGATCATAGTGTACTTCCCTCTCTTTCCTACTAGCCAAGGAAGGTAGCGATTAAACATTTTGCTGTTCTACCCATCTCCTCCCCCCTACCCCCAGGCCTATGAGCTGTCCACGCTGACAGGGACACAGGTGCTGTTGCTGGTGGCCAGTGAGACAGGCCATGTGTATACCTTTGCCACCCGCAAACTGCAGCCCATGATCACCAGTGAGACTGGCAAGGCACTGATTCAGACCTGCCTCAACTCGCCAGACTCTCCACCCCGCTCAGACCCCACCACAGACCAGAGAATGAGTGCCACCGGCTTTGAAGAGACAGACCTCACCTACCAGGTGTCGGAGTCCGACAGCAGTGGGGAGACCAAGGTGTGTTTGGGTCTCCTGTCTGAGGGGATGGAAGGGGAAGGACCTGACCAGCAGAGAGGGGAAGAAGGGGTCTCTCTCCTTGGCCTGGACAGGTGGATAGGTGCCTACTGATGTGGAGTGGAGCCGGGTTAGTGCCCCGCATCTTAAGGTACAGGTGTCCATCCTCGCTATCCTGACAGGAGGCCGGCCCCCTAGATAAGCGGGCGGCCTCCGTGCCCATATAAGGCCGGCTCCGGCTCCACGCCGGCCTCCCGCCTGCAGCCCGCCTGCCTGGCAGGGCTCTTGCATTCCTCCCGCCAGCTGTCTccctgctgggggcgggggcgtcGCTTAGCCCTGCCCTCCTGGCTGACTGGGTCGCCCGGGAATAGGAAGGGAGCACTTATGGGTTCCAGGGTCCTGGGAAGCCAGCACTGTCAGCAGGCCGGCTGATTGGCTACGCTGGTGACTACCTTACTAGCCAGCCGCCTGCCTCTTCAGGATGTCCGGGCCTGCGCACGTTAGGGAGTGTATTCACTCGGCTGTTAGGGATGCCGGCCCTGGTTACGCCGCCCCCTTCCTTTTCCCGGTTAGGAGCGGGGCGGGGCTTCCTCCCCTTACTGCGCTGGGGAGCTCCACCTTCCGGGTGGCTCTTCACGAACTGGCCAATCGGAGGAAGCGGCACTGTTTGCCTTAGCAACGCCTCCGCCAATCAGGGGCTTGGAGCTCCACTGTTTCGCCAACGTCCCGCGCTGACCCACCTCCAGGGTCTGAACCCCCCTCAGTTCTCTGGGCTTGGTTCTCATCTCGTGGCTTTCTCCTTCTTCTAAGAACAAAGGCTCCCTGAGGGGAGAGTCAGTGTTCTAGACTCCCCAATCTTTTAGTGGTAGGGTTAGTTTATTCCCAGGACATTTTGCTGAATGAATAGTCTTTGGTGCTTCATTGCCAGACCCCTCAAGATCGCTCTCAAACCCTAAGTTccctgaaaaactgaaaaacctATCTCAGAAGCAGGATCTGGGAAAGGCTCACCACTCCATCTTTACTCTGGGTGTAGGATACACTGAAGCCGGCGTTTACCGTCACCAACCTGCCGGGTACCACCTCCACCATCCAGACAGCACCCAGCACCTCTACCACCATGCAAGTCAGCAGCGGCCCCTCCTTTCCCATCACCAACTACCTGGCACCAGTGTCTGCTAGCGTCAGCCCCAGCGCTGTCAGCAGTGCCAACGGGACTGTGCTGAAGAGTACAGGCAGCGGCCCCGTTTCCTCCGGAGGCCTCATGCAGCTGCCTACCAGCTTCACCCTCATGCCCGGTGAGTCACAAGGGGCAAACTGAGCATGCTAAGAGTGGGTTTAGGGCTGGTGCAAGAAGAAGGTCTTTTTTTACTCAGAAGGAGGGTGGACAGGGGCCAGAGCCTGAGAGAAGCCTCTTATGTCCCATTGGTAGGCATGCCTCTCCCCGCTGGGACTTGAACTGTCCTTGTCAGTAAATTTCCACCATACACTCGGGTCTTGCCTAGCAAGCCCAGCTCTGTGCCCCCACTGCCACAGGGACAGCAGACATTCTACCACTTCCCTACCTTGACTGGAAGGCAGACTGTGTCCTTGATGGATGAGTGCCTGCTCCTGTGTCAATCAaagaggggagaggcagggtctggggcaggagaaagagggaagggaaagaacagAGTATAGAAGCCCCTGGAGATAAGATTCTGGACCTCAGGGGCCTCTTTGGCTCTCAGGAAGGACAGTGATGGGAGTTGGGGGTAGAATGTCAGCCCCTTGGGCCTGGGGGTGTTTGAGGGTGCTTGGTGAAGGTGGTGGGTAGGTAGGACAGAGCACGAGTAAGTCTCTGTGTCTTATAGGTGGGGCAGTGGCCCAGCAGGTCCCAGTGCAGGCCATTCAGGTGCACCAGGCCCCACAGCAAGCGTCTCCCTCTCGCGACAGCAGCACAGACCTCACGCAGACCTCCTCCAGCGGGACAGGTATAGCTTGAAACTCTGtcacctccctgccctgcctCATTCATGAGTCCTAGCAGCAGGTGCCCAGGATTATCCATCCTGTAACTAAGGTCAGGATGTGACCTTTCTTAATGTGGAGACTGAGGCTTTTGGGTTAACTAACCCTTTCCGTAATCCTTATGAGAAAGTCAGGTGAGGATGGCTGGTTTTGAATCCTGCCCTGCAGTGGGGCTGTGAATTTCAGGAAGAAATTGGGGACCATTGAGGTCACTCTCCATCTCACTCAGGTGAAAAGCCTAAGGCCCTGAAAGAAGTTCCTTTCCCACAGACACACATTTGCTCAGTTGCCAGGAAGTATTTACAGAGCACTTGTCTCCTTGTGGGAGGGTATCCTAGCTTTTGAGTAATCATAAGTCCCCCCATGTCTCTAGTCATTTTAGAAATGATGAgacactttcaaaataaaattacttttaagttCTTGTTAATCGCAACCCTGTTACACAAAGTGTGGTCTGTGGAAGGAGGACCatcatcacctgggagcttgatagaaatgcagactctcaagCCTCACCCCAAACATACTCAATCAGAATCTGCACTTTTAACAAGATCCCCCAGTGACTGTACACACATTTAACACTGGAGAAGTGCTTGTTTAAAAGCTGGTTCTGTTAGCCTCATGttgaggaagagggaggaggagtaAGAACGGATGAGAAATGGGGTGGAGGTTCTCTCTCAGAGAAGAGTATCTGAATCTCCTTGGCTTGGGTCAGTCattataatctttgtttttcccaGGGCCTTGGGGTCTTGGAACAAAGCAGATAGATAATCGAATAAAATGATGTGATAGGATACACTGAAAGGTTGGTGCGGTTGTGTTCAAGCAAAAAATAAGGCTTTTCTCAGTCGATGACAGGAAACAGAGGAAGAAGCTTTGTCTAGGTTTTGACCTGGGAAATGGCAGGAGGGCTCTGGAGGCCTGGGGTtcctgggggtgggatgggggctctCAGTCAGCACCAGTGCCGACCTCCctgatgtgtgtctgtgtttgccAGTGACGTTGCCTGCCACCATCATGACGTCATCTGTGCCCACAACTGTGGGCGGCCACATGATGTACCCCAGCCCCCATGCGGTGATGTATGCGCCCACCTCGGGCCTGGCTGATGGCAGCCTCACTGTGCTCAATGCCTTCTCCCAGGCGCCATCCACCATGCAGGTGTCCCACAGCCAGGTCCAGGAGCAAGGTGAGTCAGGGGCAGGGCTGCAGAAAGGAGGACCATTtcctccctcacacacacacacacacacacacacacatacacacactcacacactcacatgtCTCCCTTCAACTCACATGCACACGCTCACACATACCCAAACCAGATGTTCACACATTtatctatatgtatacacacacagatgctTGCACACACACTCGAACAccca of Cervus canadensis isolate Bull #8, Minnesota chromosome 28, ASM1932006v1, whole genome shotgun sequence contains these proteins:
- the SRF gene encoding serum response factor; this encodes MLPSQAGAAAALGRGSALGGSLNRTPTGRPGGGGGGTRGANGGRVPGNGAGLGPGRLEREAAAAATTTPAPTAGALYSGSEGDSESGEEEELGAERRGLKRSLSEMELGVVVGGPEAAAAATGGYGPVSGAVSGAKPGKKTRGRVKIKMEFIDNKLRRYTTFSKRKTGIMKKAYELSTLTGTQVLLLVASETGHVYTFATRKLQPMITSETGKALIQTCLNSPDSPPRSDPTTDQRMSATGFEETDLTYQVSESDSSGETKDTLKPAFTVTNLPGTTSTIQTAPSTSTTMQVSSGPSFPITNYLAPVSASVSPSAVSSANGTVLKSTGSGPVSSGGLMQLPTSFTLMPGGAVAQQVPVQAIQVHQAPQQASPSRDSSTDLTQTSSSGTVTLPATIMTSSVPTTVGGHMMYPSPHAVMYAPTSGLADGSLTVLNAFSQAPSTMQVSHSQVQEQGGVPQVFLTAPSGTVQIPVSAVQLHQMAVIGQQAGSSSNLTELQVVNLDAAHSTKSD